A genomic segment from Chrysemys picta bellii isolate R12L10 chromosome 11, ASM1138683v2, whole genome shotgun sequence encodes:
- the LOC135974362 gene encoding uncharacterized protein LOC135974362, producing the protein MESSQDRKRAPAWTEREVRDLLAIWGDEAVIAELRSSKRNGKVLEKISKAMKDRGHNRDTQQCRVKIKELRQAYHKAREANGRSGAEPQTCRYYAELHAILGGAATTTPTVCYDSLTGETHREDGSGNEEDDDGGTVGSSQQQGSGETVFPNSQDMFVTLDLEPVTPELTQDPQGTQETSAANVSPSQRLVNIRKRKRKTRDEMFTELQMSSHADRAQQNAWRQSMSEMRKAQHEREERWRAEDDRWRQLADRRQEAMLRLLEHQSDMLERMVELQERQQEQRPPLQPLCNQQPSSPSSIASSPRRPRTRWGGLRPPSHSTPDDRPSIRRLGFNKS; encoded by the exons atggagtcctcccaggatcgcaaaagagctccagcatggaccgaacgggaggtacgagatctgctcgccatatggggagatgaagcagtgatagctgaactccgtagcagtaaaagaaatggaaaagtattagaaaagatctccaaggccatgaaggaccgaggccataacagggacacacagcagtgccgcgtgaaaattaaggagctacggcaagcctaccacaaagccagagaagcaaacggaaggtccggggcagagccgcaaacttgccgctactacgcggagctgcatgcgatcctagggggtgcagccaccactaccccaaccgtgtgctatgactctctcactggagaaacacacagggaagacggttcggggaacgaggaagatgacgatggaggtactgtaggtagctcacagcagcaaggaagcggagaaaccgttttccccaacagccaggatatgtttgtgaccctggacctggaaccagtaacccccgaactcacccaagaccctcagggcacacaggagacctctg ctgcaaatgtttctccttcgcagaggctcgtgaacattagaaagagaaaacgtaagacgagggacgagatgttcacggagctgcagatgtcctcccacgctgatagagcacagcagaatgcgtggaggcagtcaatgtcggagatgagaaaagcccaacatgaacgagaggagaggtggcgggctgaagacgataggtggcgtcagcttgcagacagacggcaagaggcaatgctccgtctgctggagcatcaaagtgatatgctcgagcgtatggttgagttgcaggaaaggcagcaggagcagagaccgccgctacagcccctgtgtaaccaacagccctcctccccaagttccatagcctcctcacccagacgcccaagaacacggtgggggggcctccgtccacccagtcactccaccccagatgatcgcccaagcatcagaaggctgggcttcaataagagttaa